A single genomic interval of Aureliella helgolandensis harbors:
- a CDS encoding M20 metallopeptidase family protein, giving the protein MSPPERPNSLDRLSNLSSLHRVPLFILACISCISTTSQAQVNERFVEPTQNWIQDQLPSLLETYYHLHRNPEVSFQEIATAKYVAQAWREAGFEVTEQFGGTGVVAILRNGPGSTVMLRTDLDALPVTEVTGLAYASQATVTTESGATTGVMHACGHDIHMTNLIGVARFLGSHRQAWSGTLMLVGQPAEERGAGARAMLEAGLFEHFPKPDFALALHCDAAGAAGTVALSPGFSLANVDSVDIVVHGRGGHGSAPESTIDPIVQAAQLVMDLQTIVSREIKPSEPAVVTVGSIHGGTKHNIIGDRCHLQLTVRSYSAEVRQQLLSAIKRKALAVAESFAAPPPEITQSEGTPALENDAALTSLVSESFRKVLGSSNVLPMPPVMGGEDFSQYGLAGVPIVMYRLGVISPERLSRYESLGVNPPSLHSPNFFPDPQEALKVGILTMATATMDLLPRP; this is encoded by the coding sequence ATGAGCCCACCCGAGCGTCCCAACAGTCTAGATCGTCTCTCCAACTTATCCAGCCTACACAGGGTCCCCCTCTTCATCTTGGCCTGCATCAGTTGCATATCGACCACATCCCAAGCCCAAGTTAACGAGAGATTCGTTGAGCCGACACAGAATTGGATTCAGGACCAACTTCCGAGTCTTCTGGAGACCTACTACCACTTGCACAGGAATCCCGAAGTCTCATTCCAAGAGATCGCCACCGCCAAGTACGTTGCCCAAGCGTGGCGGGAAGCCGGTTTTGAAGTAACCGAGCAATTCGGAGGCACAGGTGTCGTGGCCATTCTGCGAAACGGCCCTGGTTCCACGGTCATGCTGCGAACCGATTTGGACGCCCTGCCCGTCACCGAAGTGACTGGTCTAGCCTATGCATCCCAGGCCACCGTCACGACCGAGAGTGGAGCCACCACTGGCGTGATGCATGCCTGCGGGCATGATATCCACATGACGAACCTCATCGGCGTCGCCAGATTCCTGGGGTCGCACCGCCAAGCGTGGTCGGGCACTCTCATGTTGGTGGGGCAGCCCGCAGAGGAGCGTGGCGCCGGAGCGCGAGCGATGCTCGAAGCGGGTTTGTTCGAACACTTCCCCAAACCAGATTTCGCCCTCGCCCTCCATTGCGATGCAGCGGGCGCCGCCGGAACGGTCGCCCTTAGCCCTGGTTTTTCACTCGCCAACGTCGACTCCGTCGATATCGTGGTGCACGGCCGCGGTGGGCATGGCTCGGCCCCCGAGTCCACGATTGACCCCATTGTCCAAGCAGCCCAGCTGGTCATGGACTTGCAAACTATCGTCTCCCGCGAAATCAAGCCCAGCGAACCAGCGGTCGTAACCGTCGGCTCCATCCATGGTGGCACGAAACACAATATCATCGGCGACCGCTGCCACCTTCAACTCACCGTACGCAGCTACTCTGCCGAAGTTCGCCAACAACTCCTGTCTGCCATCAAACGCAAGGCGTTGGCGGTTGCGGAGAGCTTCGCCGCTCCACCGCCGGAGATCACTCAATCCGAAGGCACACCAGCCCTAGAAAACGATGCCGCGTTGACTAGCCTCGTCTCGGAGAGTTTTCGAAAGGTACTCGGCTCCTCAAACGTCCTTCCCATGCCTCCAGTAATGGGGGGAGAGGATTTTAGCCAGTATGGTTTGGCAGGGGTCCCCATCGTCATGTATCGCTTAGGGGTCATCTCGCCGGAACGCTTGTCGAGATACGAATCACTCGGGGTAAATCCCCCTTCATTGCACTCTCCCAACTTCTTTCCAGACCCGCAGGAGGCGTTGAAAGTTGGAATCCTGACCATGGCGACTGCTACAATGGATCTCCTGCCCCGCCCCTAA
- a CDS encoding NAD-dependent epimerase/dehydratase family protein → MIFVTGGTGLLGNNIVRELCQRGLPVRALVRKGSDMRPLAGLDVELIEGELADREQLQRGIEGCNAAIHCAAYIHLGWKNLEKSRQINVEGTRGVAEVCAAQGARLLHVSSVDALPTACDAEHPIDESGERGVPNTPCSYVISKRESEAMVDAYVREKDLDAVIFQPGFMLGPHDWKPSSGKMIQEVARLKLVAAPPGGCSVCDVRDVANAIVDGIGLARKGEHYILGGANMTYQALWHLMREAVGRPTKVYRLGPSLRWFARAVDIGLGILPVREGDVNGASIAMGCLFHYYDSSKAARELNYHSREPQVSLNDAWQWMAEQRS, encoded by the coding sequence GTGATTTTTGTAACGGGCGGCACTGGATTGCTAGGAAACAATATAGTGCGAGAACTCTGTCAGCGTGGACTGCCGGTCCGGGCACTGGTGAGAAAGGGCTCGGACATGCGCCCCTTGGCCGGCCTCGACGTGGAGTTGATCGAGGGGGAGTTGGCTGATCGGGAGCAGTTGCAGCGTGGGATTGAAGGGTGCAACGCAGCGATTCATTGCGCGGCGTACATCCATTTGGGTTGGAAGAATCTGGAGAAGTCGCGGCAAATTAACGTCGAGGGAACGAGGGGCGTAGCGGAGGTTTGTGCGGCGCAAGGGGCGCGATTGTTGCACGTTTCCAGTGTCGACGCCCTGCCCACGGCTTGCGATGCGGAGCATCCCATCGACGAAAGCGGGGAGCGAGGTGTCCCCAACACCCCCTGCTCGTACGTTATCAGCAAGCGGGAGTCGGAGGCGATGGTGGACGCCTACGTGCGAGAAAAAGACTTGGATGCCGTCATCTTTCAACCTGGATTCATGTTGGGCCCTCATGACTGGAAGCCCTCGAGTGGCAAAATGATTCAGGAGGTGGCAAGACTCAAGCTAGTGGCGGCCCCACCGGGTGGTTGCAGTGTTTGTGACGTGCGAGATGTTGCCAATGCGATTGTCGACGGCATCGGCTTAGCCAGGAAGGGAGAGCATTATATCCTAGGCGGGGCGAATATGACCTACCAGGCACTATGGCATCTAATGCGGGAAGCGGTGGGGCGACCGACCAAGGTTTATCGCTTAGGGCCATCCTTGCGTTGGTTCGCTCGAGCGGTTGACATAGGGCTGGGCATCCTGCCGGTGCGAGAAGGTGACGTCAACGGAGCGTCCATCGCTATGGGATGCTTGTTTCACTACTACGATTCCAGCAAGGCTGCGCGGGAGTTGAACTACCACAGCCGAGAACCGCAGGTCTCGCTCAACGATGCTTGGCAGTGGATGGCTGAGCAGCGTTCGTAG
- a CDS encoding SEC-C domain-containing protein produces the protein MALDHYAPCPCGSGKKLKFCKCVDNLQELEKIIKLMDGEQEVAAIERINKQLSKTPNTAWLLALKGELVLAQQDLPAFHDTANRFLKLKPDNPLALIMKSVLSSMEEEPPEVTARYLLEGISEAREGLPPLTLLAVRYLLQRLVAVEKPSLSGYWASLLAGLLAEKGPQEDSPLLDPALNLLAKASTLILADPADAGWKERLAEVHSLTRSFRFAQGEAKLRSILRDFPDAPGPLSHLLRAQLAQLDQSGAHATCLKLANHPDISAEERYYFTALGFEIEPKRTSLNVELFSHYYEVDSDDRISEVLADNAAAYCYTGEHFETARHFYASIVEDEVPAKRIYNIFDKPLRGGEDTQREIASTVATVVLFGKQTDKPARVYITAHRQSNYGKIVDDLLAIIQPIREMEKQIPADCTYLDYLQRPRWIAGTQQEPPNLDESSQALQEDFLALPFPVLGNLSPREAAKDESKRQPLMGLLYHLEGAQGLILNDGTVQGIYQELGIQRPAPACDLSEDNLRVTQILDLDRLPIDELNDEQISSLLFATMNYGASRAYYNASKNLLARDPSRLDPRLRVAAYSGFIAVEPTLEGKIEKSRGLIAALEAAGAETGRAVINLVSMLHSAGRMDDAQAEFSAAMQKYPSDPYLFSFMQYLMKAQGQGPMGEGPASMGGGTPGMDLTSRLLQNGISRSATRGEAEPTQSPAAGESKLWLPS, from the coding sequence ATGGCCTTAGATCACTACGCTCCATGCCCATGCGGAAGCGGAAAGAAGCTCAAGTTCTGCAAGTGTGTCGACAACCTCCAGGAGCTAGAGAAAATCATCAAGCTCATGGATGGCGAACAAGAAGTTGCCGCCATTGAGCGCATCAACAAACAACTCAGCAAAACCCCCAACACGGCCTGGCTCTTAGCACTCAAGGGAGAGCTGGTTCTAGCTCAGCAAGACCTGCCCGCGTTTCATGACACGGCCAATCGTTTCCTCAAGCTGAAGCCCGACAATCCACTCGCATTGATCATGAAGTCGGTCCTATCCTCGATGGAAGAGGAACCACCCGAGGTCACCGCACGCTATCTCTTGGAGGGCATTTCCGAAGCGCGCGAGGGCTTGCCGCCACTCACTCTGCTCGCGGTCCGCTATCTTTTGCAACGCTTGGTTGCCGTGGAAAAGCCGTCGCTCTCAGGCTACTGGGCAAGCTTGCTAGCGGGTCTACTCGCAGAAAAAGGGCCACAAGAAGATTCGCCGCTGTTGGATCCTGCCCTAAACCTGCTGGCGAAAGCGTCGACGCTCATCCTGGCCGACCCAGCAGATGCTGGCTGGAAGGAACGGTTGGCCGAAGTCCATTCCCTGACCCGCAGCTTCCGCTTTGCCCAGGGGGAGGCTAAGCTTCGCTCCATTCTGCGAGATTTTCCCGATGCACCTGGTCCCTTGAGCCACCTGTTGCGCGCTCAGTTAGCTCAGCTCGACCAATCCGGCGCGCATGCGACCTGCCTGAAACTTGCCAATCATCCCGACATCAGCGCGGAAGAGCGTTACTACTTCACAGCCCTCGGCTTTGAGATCGAACCGAAGCGGACTTCGCTAAATGTCGAACTCTTCAGCCACTACTATGAAGTCGATTCTGACGACCGAATTTCGGAAGTACTTGCCGACAATGCAGCTGCCTACTGCTACACGGGCGAGCACTTCGAAACGGCCCGGCATTTCTACGCGAGCATCGTGGAAGATGAAGTTCCGGCGAAACGCATTTACAACATCTTCGATAAGCCTCTGAGAGGTGGCGAAGACACACAACGGGAAATTGCGAGCACCGTAGCCACCGTCGTTCTGTTCGGAAAGCAAACGGACAAACCGGCGCGCGTCTACATCACCGCGCATCGTCAATCGAACTACGGAAAAATCGTCGATGACTTGCTCGCGATAATCCAGCCCATTCGCGAGATGGAAAAACAGATTCCAGCCGATTGCACGTACCTCGACTACTTGCAGCGGCCCCGCTGGATTGCAGGCACGCAACAAGAGCCCCCCAACCTCGATGAATCCAGCCAAGCTCTCCAGGAAGACTTCTTGGCGCTGCCGTTTCCTGTACTCGGAAACCTCTCGCCGCGAGAGGCTGCCAAGGACGAATCGAAACGCCAACCATTGATGGGCCTGCTGTATCACCTCGAAGGTGCCCAGGGGCTGATTCTCAATGACGGGACCGTGCAAGGCATTTATCAGGAACTGGGAATTCAACGCCCAGCTCCAGCCTGTGACTTGAGTGAAGATAATCTTCGCGTAACACAGATCCTGGACCTTGATCGCCTGCCGATCGATGAGCTCAACGATGAGCAAATTAGCAGCCTGCTGTTTGCGACCATGAATTATGGCGCTTCGCGAGCCTACTACAATGCATCCAAGAATTTGCTGGCCCGCGATCCATCGCGGCTCGACCCTCGCTTGCGCGTGGCTGCCTACTCAGGCTTCATCGCCGTCGAGCCTACGCTCGAAGGCAAGATCGAGAAGTCTCGCGGATTGATCGCCGCCCTCGAAGCCGCCGGGGCAGAAACCGGGCGAGCCGTAATCAATCTCGTCAGCATGTTGCACTCTGCCGGTCGAATGGACGACGCGCAGGCTGAATTTTCAGCAGCGATGCAAAAGTACCCGTCGGATCCCTACCTTTTCAGCTTTATGCAGTACCTGATGAAGGCCCAGGGGCAGGGCCCCATGGGCGAGGGCCCCGCTTCCATGGGCGGTGGCACCCCAGGCATGGATCTGACCAGCCGGCTGCTCCAGAATGGAATCTCGCGTTCCGCGACGCGGGGCGAAGCCGAGCCAACACAGTCCCCAGCTGCGGGTGAATCGAAACTTTGGCTGCCCAGCTAA
- a CDS encoding DUF4013 domain-containing protein: protein MINADNSSVPTSSSPVAALRYIFNSPNWIMNVVWMSLAALSSGIFVGQIAALGYGTELIQRNAAFRRSESMDVDIDRLGDYISKGIWPYLVHLAIGFLFSILLALPLAGIFVFGALGLGAAAGEAGIAFAPLFFIPIALAISTVLSIASIPFILRSMVCQDFLPAFDVGWALEFVSKMFWEILVSGIIFGILSMAILFAGLLLCGVGYFPACGIVLAGAMHMLAQWYEIFLSRGGTPIPPSDSSIVEASIL from the coding sequence ATGATCAACGCGGATAATTCCAGTGTTCCTACCAGCAGTTCTCCCGTCGCAGCCCTGCGCTATATTTTTAACTCTCCGAACTGGATCATGAATGTCGTGTGGATGTCGCTAGCAGCACTGTCTAGCGGTATCTTCGTTGGTCAAATCGCAGCTCTCGGATACGGCACAGAACTCATTCAGCGCAATGCAGCCTTCCGACGATCCGAATCGATGGACGTCGATATCGATCGACTCGGCGACTACATCTCCAAGGGAATTTGGCCCTATCTAGTGCATCTCGCCATAGGCTTCCTGTTCAGCATCCTGCTCGCTTTACCGCTTGCAGGAATTTTCGTGTTTGGCGCATTGGGCCTAGGGGCCGCCGCGGGTGAAGCAGGAATTGCTTTTGCCCCACTATTCTTTATCCCCATCGCTTTGGCCATCTCTACCGTGCTGAGTATCGCGTCCATTCCGTTCATCCTGCGCAGTATGGTCTGTCAGGACTTTCTTCCCGCTTTTGACGTCGGCTGGGCGTTGGAGTTTGTCAGCAAGATGTTCTGGGAGATCCTAGTCTCCGGCATTATCTTCGGTATCCTCTCGATGGCGATTCTCTTCGCAGGGCTGCTCCTCTGCGGCGTGGGCTACTTCCCCGCTTGCGGCATTGTGCTCGCCGGTGCCATGCACATGCTTGCCCAGTGGTATGAGATCTTCCTTTCTCGCGGAGGCACGCCTATCCCTCCCTCAGACTCGAGCATTGTCGAAGCTTCGATTCTTTAG
- a CDS encoding DMT family transporter produces MTRATANFLLLLAGAIWGLGFIAQRTVMSDMGPLLFIALRFLLAGCVLLPWARRELKEAGGRRAKEVVLQDGEQGASSALGGAITGAAWRQFVVLGFVFFLGLSFQQIGLQWTTVTNAGFLTALYVVLVPLILLVLLRQPQPWRIWPAAGLCTLGVYCLSFGAFSAWTLGDYLILVGAVAWAVHVILVGRFGQQSTLPVAMTCVQFFVCSLLGFLGHAVAAGMGYEEWFISSAGLLRGLPEIVYTGVFSGALAFTLQSIGLRYTSASVGAILMASESLFAALLGALLLGERLQPVGYLGCGMIMAAIVLVELRTKESKLRQCSSLREG; encoded by the coding sequence GTGACGCGTGCGACTGCCAATTTTCTCCTACTGCTGGCCGGGGCAATTTGGGGGTTAGGATTTATCGCCCAGCGGACGGTGATGAGCGATATGGGGCCGCTGCTCTTCATTGCGCTTCGCTTTCTGCTGGCGGGTTGCGTCCTATTGCCTTGGGCGCGACGCGAGCTTAAGGAAGCGGGCGGGAGGCGAGCCAAGGAGGTTGTGCTGCAGGACGGAGAGCAGGGGGCTAGTTCTGCGTTAGGTGGCGCCATTACCGGCGCGGCCTGGCGTCAGTTCGTAGTGCTCGGATTCGTTTTCTTTCTAGGGCTCAGTTTTCAGCAGATTGGCCTGCAGTGGACGACGGTCACCAATGCCGGTTTCTTAACAGCCCTGTATGTCGTGCTGGTGCCACTAATCCTATTAGTGTTGTTGAGGCAACCTCAGCCGTGGCGAATTTGGCCCGCGGCAGGGCTGTGCACGCTGGGCGTTTACTGCCTGAGTTTTGGAGCGTTCAGCGCGTGGACGCTAGGAGATTATTTGATCCTGGTGGGGGCGGTCGCATGGGCCGTGCATGTCATCTTGGTGGGCCGGTTCGGGCAGCAATCGACCCTGCCCGTAGCGATGACCTGCGTGCAATTTTTTGTCTGTAGTCTGCTGGGGTTCCTCGGCCATGCTGTGGCTGCCGGGATGGGCTATGAAGAATGGTTTATTTCGTCCGCAGGATTGCTTCGCGGCTTGCCAGAGATCGTCTACACGGGAGTCTTTTCGGGAGCGCTGGCGTTCACGTTGCAGTCGATTGGGTTGCGCTATACGAGCGCCAGTGTAGGAGCAATCCTAATGGCCTCGGAAAGTCTCTTCGCGGCATTGCTGGGAGCACTCCTGTTGGGCGAACGCCTGCAGCCGGTTGGCTATCTTGGCTGTGGGATGATCATGGCAGCCATCGTGTTGGTCGAATTGCGAACTAAAGAATCGAAGCTTCGACAATGCTCGAGTCTGAGGGAGGGATAG
- the ahr gene encoding NADPH-dependent aldehyde reductase Ahr — protein MTTIRAYAAKKPKGEWEQYEFEAGELGPEDVEIEVESCGICHSDLSMLDNEWQITQYPFVGGHEVIGRVGALGERVQHLSQGDRVGLGWTSRSCMHCNRCMAGDHNLCLEAQGTITHQQGGFADRVRCHWGWANKIPSGVELASAGPLLCGGLTVFNPLIQYDLSPTSRVAVVGIGGLGHLALQFLKGWGCEVTAISRSRSKEDEARQLGAHDYIATGEAGALEQAVGRFDLVLNTTDAELPWDQYIATLGPRGKLHTVGAAPRIEATVFPMIMGQKSLSSSPTGSIATTRTMLDFVARHDIKPMIEVFPMSQINEAFELLRNGSPRYRIVLTQ, from the coding sequence ATGACGACAATTCGAGCGTACGCAGCGAAAAAGCCCAAGGGGGAATGGGAGCAATACGAATTCGAGGCAGGGGAGCTTGGCCCGGAGGACGTGGAGATCGAAGTTGAGTCGTGTGGAATTTGCCACAGCGATCTTTCAATGTTGGACAACGAGTGGCAGATCACTCAGTATCCATTTGTTGGAGGGCATGAGGTCATTGGCCGCGTCGGTGCGCTGGGGGAGCGGGTCCAGCATCTGAGCCAGGGAGATCGCGTTGGACTAGGGTGGACCAGTCGCAGTTGCATGCACTGCAATCGTTGCATGGCGGGAGACCACAACCTCTGCCTGGAGGCTCAGGGAACGATTACTCACCAGCAGGGTGGATTCGCGGATCGCGTTCGATGTCACTGGGGATGGGCGAACAAAATCCCTTCCGGAGTCGAACTCGCTTCCGCCGGGCCACTGCTATGCGGTGGATTGACCGTGTTCAATCCGCTGATTCAATACGACTTGTCCCCCACTTCACGCGTGGCAGTGGTGGGCATCGGAGGACTGGGGCACTTGGCGTTGCAATTCCTCAAGGGGTGGGGATGTGAGGTCACGGCCATCTCCCGCAGTCGATCCAAGGAGGACGAAGCGCGGCAATTGGGAGCGCATGACTACATTGCTACTGGTGAAGCGGGAGCGCTGGAGCAGGCGGTGGGGCGGTTTGATCTGGTCCTGAACACCACCGATGCGGAGCTGCCTTGGGACCAATACATCGCCACCTTGGGCCCGCGAGGCAAGCTGCACACGGTGGGAGCAGCACCCCGTATTGAAGCAACGGTTTTTCCAATGATCATGGGGCAGAAATCGCTCTCGTCGTCGCCGACCGGCAGCATTGCGACCACGCGTACCATGCTTGATTTTGTGGCCCGCCACGACATCAAACCGATGATCGAGGTTTTTCCCATGTCACAGATCAACGAAGCCTTCGAACTGCTACGAAACGGCTCGCCCCGCTATCGTATCGTGCTGACGCAGTAG